One Gossypium arboreum isolate Shixiya-1 chromosome 13, ASM2569848v2, whole genome shotgun sequence genomic window, AactttgtcacgtttaacattattgtaagaatgttttaaatcatactttatttattaattacatcATATATCAtttgttaaatttgaagtatcatttagaattaatgtttttggttgtattttttatgctaaatttgctgtttttggctgcattttatgctatatttgttgtatttggttggattttaatgtaGGAAggctggatattggtgaaaaaaatgcattgcaaatctgccaaaattagcggcgtttgtgggaaaaagtCATtacttttagcggcacttttttttcaaacgccactaaaagtcatgacttttagcggcgttttttttaaataaacgccaCCAATTTTTGCGGCGTTACCTATAGCTGCGTTTTTTGCAGCGTtttcaaaagcgccgctaaaggctaaaaaaagcgccgctaaaaatcTATTTTCTTGTAGTGTGGTGAAAAATGGTGGAATGAATTAAAGTAGTAGGATAGTGTGGCGGAGACGGTATGCGTGAATGGAGGTGAGAATTAGAAGAAAGCTGAAATGGagctattttaaaaataatatctcatGGCTTTATCGGTGCTacacttttttttttggcatGAACGAGTTATGATAGAATGCCTCTTGTTTATCTCGACGAAATGGGCAGAATGGCCGTTTCGATTCCCAAAATATTTACGATGTTCAGTATCTTATCATGGCTTCTCTTGCATTACCAGGCATGAGTGGTTTTGTTGCAGAATTGATAGTCTTTGGAATAATTACTAGCCAAAAATACTAATTACTTTCGTAACGGCAATTGGAGGGGGCCGGTTGAGGAGTTGATGATGGTcggttgatgacattttggtttaGGTGTTGGTTGAGtgattcaaattaaattaaattaaaaatttgggaactaaaatggtaattatttttatgaataatAATGACATCGATTTTACTTTAATTAcacgaaaattaaaattaaaattaaaatcaaaattaaaattaaaatttaaaagcaaAATGTCACATAAGATTAGTGTTTAAAATTtcaacgtaagtgactaaaatgattGACTATGTAATGTAGATGTCTAAGTTACATATTTTTTAGGgcctaaaatataattaaataataaatatgcaATTAAAATGTAGTGCAGATAGTGAAAATATAATGAGGTAAAAACATAGTGGAAAAGCTTGTTTTGAAAGCCTTACACAACACATTCTAAGATCTAACTTTAAGCTATTAAAATCAATCGCAATCGGAAGACAATCATTCTAATAATTATGCTAAGTAGAATAAACCATTATTTTTCATGATTAATAAAAATCCATAAGAGAGATTCCACTGTAGTAAGATCGCGTGATGAAGCTGTTGAAAAGGCTACTTGATCATAGATTGCATTGGGGCCACAAGATCAAACGGTCTACAAATCCTAAGCTGACACGTAATCCTCTCAACAATCACATGTGGGGCGGTGCAGTGTGGATAGCGACATGGAAACCTTAGGCCTTACATTCCACTCATTTCCTCCTTTTTCTACCTGATGGGTAGGTGTGGACCAAATTAAGGGCATttggaaataaataaaaaaataaaagtatttgGTAGTTAGATCAGgtataattaaattcaaaatgaaaTGATGTGGTattttaagataaaaaaaaaaacaaaattcaaatacttAAAAAGATGAATTCTTTATTGCTTAAttcaataaaatattatttatttattttagttggcAACAAAAGGTGACCAATTTGTACAACAATCTCCACTAATAACTCCAAAGCCCCTTGTTTAGTATTATCAAGGTTGTTTCTAAGACCACATTCTCATAATTCATCatctccttcttttcttttactttccGCTTTTTAAGAAGATAGTAATCAAGTTACACAACCCATGATTCAGTAGAAATCAATCATACGTATTCAACTAACTAGTTTTAGCTATGAAAACCATCTTTGTTAGTAATAATTCAACCAGTAAGTCGACCCATGAAATCGCCTTTGTCTACAGCCCAATATCAAGGCAATGGTCCACAGCGGAAACACATTTTTTCCCTACTACCCACTATGCAAGTCAAATCTCCCAATTGGACAGTGCCAAAGGGACGATCAAATTCTTAGGCAATGCAACCAAATTCCTATCCTTCATTTCTCACCATGCATGTAGTAAACCTGAATTAAAATTTCCTTCTAGCTAAGGTCAAGAGAAGTGGAAGTCACACTGGTAAATTGTCAACTCAAATGCTCCTTTGATAGTAACATTTAATCAAGTTGACAGAAAACAATATTTCTGTATTTACGCAGAATTAAACCATTGTATCAATCATCATCATATCATGGTAGCTGTGCTTGTTTAAGAGCATTCAACCCGAATCAGATATGATCATATGAAGAAACTTAGTAAGCATTTGATATACTCATGTCCAACATATTCTCTATCACATTCACGTTTCAAATAATTGGAAGATGGAGCCAAGTCGGATGCTAAGTTCCCTCATGTGCTAGGATGGTATTTCTCCTCGGAATACTCTTGCAACCTAGGATAAACTTTCAGTTCCACATCTTCCATTTTTAAATTTGGATAAATCACGATGACATGAAGATATCACTCAAGTTGAGACTAACATAATAATCTATTCCAAACAATTCCACAATTTCAACTTGTTACTGGATGATTGTTGTGCTTTCTTAGAATGCAAGttatccaatatatatatatatatttgttatgatACTACCGAAACGTCTGttataattgaaattttaatcttttaaGGAATTTAATATGATTCCAAAGTTTGGTATACAAAAActtatatttacttttttttttacaatgTAACATTCTTTTGTGAATTACTTTCTCACAAACAATTGAAAACAATTCTCTAGATAATTTGCAGGAAATTACTTTCCCATATAAATTGaaacttaaaaaagaaaaagaaaagatacaTAAGGCAGAATTACTATTATTTTGATTTACAATATTAATTTCCTCACATTTAAAAAATAAGGTTGCTCTTAAGTCTCAACAGTTAATCCATTTCATCAATGATGTACCATCTAtgcaaaaatcaaatgaaatttGTTAATACATAATATCAACGAAGATGGAGGAGGAAAGGGGGCGGTGTCAAAGAAAGCCAGCTCACCCACTCTAAGGTTGAAAGTTAAAAAAAGTAAGACTTAGGCAGAGGTGTTGATTTAGCAAAGAACTAATTGAAGTATAGAACAAAATATGAATGAAGGGATGATTTAATTGATTAACAAAGCAGCCCTTGTATACAAGTCCCAAGTAACAACCTCAAcaagaaataaattcaaattgCTACTAACAAACTAACAACTCCTTCTCCTACTATCAAGCTAACAAATCCCCCTAAGACTTagtcttattattttaaaaatagctGCAGCCTTGAAATACTAACATTCTCCTCCTAACTCAAGTGCTGCAGACACCAAATTTATTCTTAAGAAACTCAAAATGACTAGCATGAAAAATGTAGTAAAATATCCGTCATCTGATCTCTGAAAACCAGTTTCTTCAATATTCGCCTTCTATGAATTCCTTTTCGACTAGTGTAGCTTCAAGAGTTGCCTCTAATTGTTTCCTAGCATGCAATGCCATCTAAATCAAAATTccataattcaaaatcatcacaAGTTGCTCTAGAAAAGTCATAAGAATGCCCAGAGTGCTTTCCCTTCTTCCAAGATCTTGTGTTGTCACTATACTTGCGATTAATACGATTTATAGTTTGATTAACCAATCTTCTCGCAACTAATAATTCCTTTTTCAATTTTGTATTTTGCATTGAAAGCTTAATCACCTTACCAACTAAATTCTTAAACTCAACAACATCTATAGATGTCAATTCTTTGGCATATGAAACTTCTTCAGTCGGCTTTTGATTTTGGAAACATAACCCACTATTCTCTTCTAAAAGTTGCACATTACTCTTGATCTCCTGAGATAGATTCTTTTTCCGTGGCTCCTCAGCATGTTCTTTATATATTTCATGTGCAAAAAATGATAATTTATCAGAGAGAGATGTCACCTGCTACTCCAAGAGAGTTACCTTTGGATGCAACTCCTCATTCTCAAAACACTTGATTTGCAGTTGTTCTTGCACGATAGGATTATCTTCTTGATACTTGGATGCCACTTGCTCCTCCTCAAATGGATTCAATGAGAACCTCTTCTTCTCCATTTTGATCTTAAACAATTCATTGCCACTAGAGTCAAGGATCAGACACATTCCCTCTTCAAACATAACCTTGAATCTCTTCTCTACCAATTGACAGAACATCTGAAATCAACTTAGTTCCAGCACAGCTCTCTATTGCTACTGTGCCCCTTCCCTTCACTTCTAGGTATTCTCCATTTCCTATCCTGACTTTCGACTTCAATGACCTGTCAAGGTCTTTAAACAGCTTCTCATCATAAGTCATGTGATTGGTACAACCACTATCAACAAACCAATTGTCACATAAAATGCTTGATGAGAAACAAGAGACGACAAACAAATGatcctcttcttcttcaactACAGCATGTACTTCACCCTGCTGTTGATTTCTCGATTCCTTGCAAAACCTCTCAATGTGCCCCTTCAAGTTACACCTTCTGCATTTCACATCTGGCCTTCTCCAACACCTAAAATGGGGATGATTCTGTTTTTCACAATACTTACATGAAGAATACTTATTATAATTTTCAGTACTATTACCTTTTGCAACAGTTTTTGAACCACTATTACAATCACTCTTCTTCCCATTCCACTTTCGTTCCTCTTCTTTTTCGCCTAGCTACATCTTAGCCTTCAATGCTCCTTCTATACTTCTTTCTATGCTTCCTTCCTGCCTCATTAGCCTCCACTGCTCTTGTGCTTGTAAAGCACTGATCAACTCCACTACTCTCAATTGAGTCAAGTCCTTAGTGTTCTCAAAAGAGGCAATAGTTGCTTCATATTTCTCAGGCACGGAGATAAGTATCTTCTGCACCAGTCTAGAATCAGAGAGATCATCCCCAAGAACTCTTACCTTGTTGGCAATATCTATCAGCTTGTCTGAGTATTCTTTGATTGACTCAGACTCCTTCATTTGTAGCCTCTCGAATTCTCTGATCAAGTTCAACACCTTCATGCTCTTGATCCTCTCATCTCCTTGACACTCAGCTTTGAGGTAGTCTCATATTTCCTTCGCTGATCCAAAAGCCATAATTCTATTAAATATGGCTGGCAAAACCGAAGCATAAAGACAAGACCTTGCCTTAGCCTTCCTGGTGGTTCTCTCATTGTGCGTTTTGATCTGATTCATAGTTGGATTATTAGAAAGTGGAGTCACCTCATAGTCTTCCTTGATAGCTTCCCAATAATCACAACCCTCCATGTATGCTTGCATTTTCACGACCCATGCTTGATAATTCTCTCCATCAAACATAGGTGGGGCTAAGATGGACAGGTTACTCGATCCCGATTCCATTTTTCTCAAAAATAAAACCTCACAAGTGTATCTCTCAAATTTTTTTTCTCAGAACtctcacaaaacttttctcacaagTCCCTCAAGAAAAATGGCTCTCAATACCACTCAAGACCATTTGCAAAGAACTAATTGAAGTATAGAACAAAATATGAATGAAGGGATGATTTAATTGATTAACAAAGCAGCCCTTATATACAAGTCCCAAATAACAACCTCAAcaagaaataaattcaaattgCTACTAACAAGCTAACAACTCCTCCTCCTACTAACAAGCTAATAAATCCCCCTAAGACTTagtcttattattttaaaaatagttgcAGCCTTGAGATACTAACAAGAGGTGATAGAAGGCTTAGTGTATTAGGGTTTTTGAGTGAAAATGACTCTACTATATATGTTGCTCCTTGGTGTATTTATAGGTAAGCAAGGGTTGTTAGTTGTTACCCAATTATGCTACTAAGTGGGTCATGAGCGGCCCAATGAAGGGCCCAACTGAGTCCAATGTGAGGTAGAGATATTCGAGAGGTAAGTTATAAAGTGATCATAAAACGACCATGCCTCAAGACCATTTGCAAGGTGGAGGGTACAATTTATTGGTCAGATGTCTAGGAAATATTCGATGCCTTGCAAGGCTATTAAAATTCATTTGTACCCTTAATAATGCGTTGGTGGATAGTGTTTCAATTTGTGGTTAGTTCGTATAAATTTCACTTTATGATTTAGCGGGTAATTATTACCCATGGCTCGACAATATAAAAATGTATATACTTGAGTGGTGCACTTGTTAAAGTTCATGAATTTAGTCATTGGGGGTAATGTCAGAGATAAAACTTTTCACGTTTCAGGCATACATAATATGCCTTTTGAATGCATGCAACTATTGCAATCAAAGAACTTGACTAAGAATACCCGATTGAGTTTTGTGGAGAAAATAAATGACCAATGAAAACAAAGGGAAAAAAGACAAGTCAAGAGACGTGATAGATGCATGTAACTTAATTATAGTTACAGTCTAGTGCAAGCTTGCCCAATTACTAGCATAACACAATGGTTCCTTCATGGAGAAAGAATAACAAGACAGAGTAGCCTGTGTCCATACCAACCATCAAGGAACAAACCGCGATAGAATTCAATCCCATCCATAATTGCAATTATGTTCTGAATATGACATTATAACCTGCAGCAACATGGAATAGGAAACAAAATTAACGTAATTCTCTACAAAAATCAACGTCATTATCTCAAAGGAAGCATGGAGCGACGTATTTAAAGTTATATTATCAAAATCTACCTTATTTATCAGCATTTTCTTGATATAAGAAACACCAGAACAAAAATTCAACTTACAATCCATAGCGTTCCTTGCTGCAAGTTTTTGAACCCGCATTAGATTGAACAATTTCTCTCTAATCAAATTTGCTCAAATTTGGGTGCAATAAGCTTGTGCCCCCGAGTACCCTTCTTTGGCATATTATCAAACAGCGCTCGAGCTTCATCAATGGCCTATATTCTGCATACATATCAACAAGCACTCATTGTGTTCATGCTTCATTAGTTAATTCAACAAGGGACAAAAACCAGCAGTTGCTCATTGGCCAACAACAATTAAGAAATGTATCAATGATTAGAACCACAGAATTGAAGTTAACTCAAGCAATTATAACTCTCTATCAAAAGAACGAATCCCAACACTCATAAAGCTTAAGAAAGTATTCAAATATCAAATTAAGAAAGGTATAATATGGTTAGCTAAAAGAAAAGACTGAATATATGCAAAGCAAACCCAGCAGTAAAGAATATAGCACAATAAGGGGAGAAATAAAAAAGATTTGGGATCATACTGTTTTATTTGATTACTTTCCTAAGTACATCTGGAAGTCTATCAACTAGTTAACACATATTAGCGACAAATTTCATTCACCATATTTGGATCATAACAACGGGAAGTGGCATGCCCAAGAGGTAGCATCGAAAAGATACCCATTGCTTGATGACAAGTATTCACTAGCCCAAGAGTCTGGAAACTAATATTTGGATAAAGAGTGATTATAATTTAATATCACTAGTAGCAGCAATTACTTTCAAGTAGagtaaaaaagagaaaagaaagtaaatgGCCAAAAGTTAAGTTAAAGCGGCATGAGAAATTTGCTTATGCACTATAAAGATGCTTGTGGTGATTGGTGTTAAATTtttggcctgcaatgcaacaaGAAACCAGCATCCAAGCCTAACCAATGCAACAACAATTTTTTGTTcatttgtaacttgatttagtttCTTTGTAATGTGACTTCAAGTTAGTAAGAGTTGTTTTTGTTCATTTATGTTTGATGTAATAGCTGATATGTCAGCTTCTTTTGAGTGTAATTTTAGCTAAGCTTAAGTCATGTATTAGTGGTAGGTTAGCCATTAGGCAACTGTTTTATTCTATTGTATCACATATACTTTAGCCGGATGAAATAGAAAGTAAGAAAAATTCATTTCTTTCAAAAATTTCTGTTTTGTTGGTAGTTTTTTTCTGCAAGTCTCAAGTCTTTGAAGTTCAAACTTCTTTCATTCTTCATCGGGATTTATTATCTTGTTGCTTTATTTTCGGACagagcttcatatttcatccggatTACTTGCTTCTGTTTTCCTTCTCTACTGTTAAAACTCAACAATTGGACTTACACGATGTGAATCTAGCATACAAATAATAGCATCTGTGTACTAGAGATACATAATAATAAACCCGCAATTACCAGCTAATGAGCCAAGAGGTAAAGGGTGCCCAATTTCGGCCAACAA contains:
- the LOC108462571 gene encoding uncharacterized protein LOC108462571 — its product is MKVLNLIREFERLQMKESESIKEYSDKLIDIANKVRVLGDDLSDSRLVQKILISVPEKYEATIASFENTKDLTQLRVVELISALQAQEQWRLMRQEGSIERSIEGALKAKMCWRRPDVKCRRCNLKGHIERFCKESRNQQQGEVHAVVEEEEDHLFVVSCFSSSILCDNWFVDSGCTNHMTYDEKLFKDLDRSLKSKVRIGNGEYLEVKGRGTVAIESCAGTKLISDVLSIGREEIQGYV